The sequence ACCCCCATACGagctgtttaaatgttaaagctCTCCTAaggacatgttttaaaaagtgtgtcAAACTCTGAATAATAATCAGGGTCAGAGAACAACCTTCACTTATCTTGTCAAAATCCTTAAAATGACACCTCCTGCTTCTCCCTCATTTAATCTTGCCATTAACCAACAACACACTAAGTGTGTAGGAACTCACTATTCAATAGGACTGCTGAAGTCCCTGTTGTTTTCAGAGGGAGGAGATAACAGAAGACAACATCAGAAGCCTGAAGGACAGATTCATGTCTGCTCACGACGCAGCAGCTGGAGGACGGCTGCAGATTCAAGAGGTACAGTAAAATCCTCCTCTGAGCTGTTTCTAGGTTTCACACAAGACActttcatgtttgcttttagttttatgttgtggccattttaatttgatttgccATAAGTCTTGTAAAGTGTGCGTGCAGTCATGTTTAGATACTATTTGGAGACCACCACCAAAATAAACCAATGCACACATATGAAAAAATCAGTCATTAGCCTGTTGTTTGACATGCTTCCTTTGATTTGGCAGAAACTTAGAGGTCAGATGGGGCAGATGTGTTGGGTTTTACTGTGCTTCTCTGTGCATTTCCCATTGACTCCAATAGAAAAATGGCACCAAGCAGAGCAATGAGATGTCATCACTTTGTTTCAAGTGTCCCTGAGAGATCAGAACAATTCTAGAACCTCAAAGATCAAAGGCAGCTGAACCTTTGTAAAAGAATCTACAAACTGTCAGTAGCACACAGCTTCCCTCATTCACCGTTAACTCTTCATAGCAGCAACAGCGAACTACTGAGGATCGTACGAAATGGAGGAATCGCAAACAAGTGTCGTTCCTGACGACCAAACACCTGTGACAGTCCTGAAGAAGGAAGACGACTGTGAGGTCACCGTGGACCAACCTGAAACATCTGCAGAGTCTGCTGACCCTTCTGCCTCTGGTTGTGAGTCTACAACCAGAGCAGAAAGTGAGAAGCCGCTCCGGGTGTTTGTTGCCTTTTTGACGGTGAGAGTGTTGGACAAGTGTCACGCTCTCAAGAAGCGCAACCAGGAGGAGTGGGTCACCCACACCAAGAGGCTGGTAGACCAGACCATGGAGGGACTCGCCGTCACTGAAGACTTCTGCCCAGACACCAAGTACGTCAAGAAGGTGTGCAAGGTTGTGCTGAAAGACCTGCAGAAGAAGTTCGGCGGCAGGCGACGGCTGGAATCCCTGATCTTATTACAGGATCCAGCTGTGGATGCAGTCATCGTCCGGTCTTTGAAGACTCACATCGTCGACTTGCCCGACTGGCTCGCAAGAAAAGCTTCACGCTCCCTTGCCAGGTGGACAGAGGTGCTGCAGAGCATTGGCGGTGCTCTGGGTCTACTGGGCCTGCTGTTACTTCCCTTATTCACCTTataaagcagcacagcagcagctgcaggtggaggaggttTCTTGCAGCGAAGTCGACCATCAGAAGATTATCGGGCAGCACAGCGGCTCAGTGGTTAACACTGTGGCCTCACAAACATCAGGGGCCACAAAAACCCTGACCCTTGTTGCTCGTATGTTCATGGGTTTcctccgggtgctccggttcTCCAACGCTAACAATTTGACAATAAATTTGATGAAACTTATTTCTGATGTCTGAGGAACTTGTTGTTATGAGACTGACAAAGTGGAACAGTTTCCAGCCAGAGGtaacacagaatgaaaagatgaacaaatcaataaatgtgaaaatgtaataaatcaaGAAATCGAAAAGTGCAggaaaatgttatgttttttattaagcactcaatttgttttgttttttttattgtttttttttaatttggtgaagTGtacacagctttgttttgtatCAGTCCTGGTCCTATTATTTACTTCCTGTGTTTGATCTTGGTCCCTGAaacttttcagatatttttttcagtagATTTTATTGCCCAATCATGCAGGTTTAAAAGCTGCTTCACAGCCTGCCAATAAAACATCTGGTGGCTGTCACGCaagaactattttctttccgtatTGCCTCGCAGAGGAAAGTGTGTTTCTACTGATGGacaagaggcttcatcagcaAGCCTCTCGTCCATGAGTCACTGCTTGCTTCTTCCAAAATACGCAACCAAACAGTTCCTGCTCACTACAATCTCTGTGAATCATTTTGAATTAACTGGGTCTTGATTTCTGGAAGAACACATCACAtcaggtgtgtgaatgtgcacttCGATTGGTCAGTATGACAACAAAAGCACTATATgagtacagtccatttaccattgACCTTGGATTCtgaggtgaactgtccctttaaacagcttcaataataatgacaaactGGATCTGTCTCTCATCCAGGTGGCCGCCATGATGTTGCCAGAGGAGGAGAACTTCCTGCTTCTGTTTCGCAGAGAGACGCCCCTGGACAACAGCGTGGAGTTCATGAGGGTGAGGGTCAGAGATCCAGTGATGCTGCGGTAAAAGAAAGAGGACGGCAGACGTTCACTTTACGAACAGCACTTTACACTGATGCTGGATGCTGACATGGCCGTCCAGCCTTCGAAAACTGGTGGGATTCTCATGAAATTCACTGAGAAAGAGTCTTCATGTTTTGGTGGCCTCACTTGTAGTGCTTCAATCAGGGTAAAACATCCCCTTGTGTAAAAGAAATATCATGATCCAACTGTATTGTGAGTCTCCAGTTTGGACACAACATGCGCTGTCTGTCTTCTAGCATCACCTGGAGCAATGGTGTCCAAGctttatttgccttttttgaAAGACAGTTTTCCAGAGATCAGCCATCGCATGCGCATCAAGTGCAATTAAGCACAATAAATACTATTAAGCATAATAAATACTACTGCCCATAACACAGAATGAGTGGGAGCTCTGAGCTTGTTTTGTCTCCAAAGGCTTATCCGTGTAGCAAAGCAGTTTGCAAGGCTTCATGGCTTCGTTGGACAGCTGGTCGCCACGTATTATGCATAGCGGGGCTCGTGAATCACCTGCCGCGATAAACATGTAGTTTAAGCAGGTATTTTCCTTTATATGCAGCTTTTGATAGCAGTCTTGGagccttctgctgctgctgtctcatcATATGTCTCCCCCCCTTTACAAAGAAGCTTtccagagacattttttttccgCTCATTTTAGCAGGGGTTAACTTGCAGCCTTAATAATTAATATTGGTCATCAGAACTGTGGGGGTGGcgctgtcacctcacagcaagagggttccaggttcgaatccccgtctgggcccttctgtgtggagtttgcatgttctccctgtgcctgcgtgggttttctccgggttctccggcttcctcccacaaaaacatgcacattaggttaactggctactctacttTGTCCTgccatgtgagtgtgtgagtgtgtggttgtctgtctttgtgtgtcagccctgcgactgactggcaaccagtccagggtgaaccccgcctctcccccgcgaccctgacggataaagcccttacaggaaatggatggatggatcaaaAATGTGACAGAGAGAAGTGCAGGAAAGATGCAGGAAGTGATGGGGGAATGAGCAGGTCATTTTTGGACTAAATACCCTGTAGAAAATAGccaataaaatggaaataaaataaaaagggttttcattctttctgtgAGGCCCTGTACCGGTCCAAGGACCAGTGGTTGAGGACCGCTGACCTAGAGGATGCCTTCTGTAGGTTGTTAGTGCTTTTAGGATTTATCTATTTAGTGTTTATTTACTGCAAAGTGGCTACATTCAAGAAAAACCCTCAAGAGGACAATGAAATAAAGAGCTTTCATTATCTCGCGGTTACCATACAGTAAAAATGCGATGGCTCACCTGTCCGTCCTGCTGGTGTGAATGTCTGAAAGAGGCCAAAAGTGAACTTGGTCCCTGAACTTGGAACTGCTGTGCTGTACTGAGAACGGAAACATTaacatcttttaaaatgttgtgtacATGTTaatttgctgttgctgctgatgaaGGCCTTAATGTCTGAAGCACGTTGGCGTGTTTTTACTGACACCATCGCCATTAGATAACAACAGACTTTATGATGAATTTTCCTCTTGAGTGCCTCAGGCTTCTTATTCAACAAAATAAGTAGTATCTCCAAAGTGCATACTGAacattctttctcttttcagtcaTCTTCTGTATGTCTCGTTTGCGTAGATCTGGAGAAGCTatgacacagacagcagtggcTACATCTCAGCGATCGAGCTCAAGGTAACCAGACAAAGAAAACGGCTTTAATCACCTCCAACAATGTGGCGAGATTTAGGTCAAAGACTGGTACCAGTTGTGTGTCCctgttttttgtcctttcaggGCTTCCTTCAGGACCTCTTCCTCCAGCACAGGAAGTCCATCACCCCTGACAAACTGGAGCAATACACTGACACCATGGTAATGGCCAGTGGACGGTTTTGCCGTTCGGATGCTATCACTGCCGGCATCTTCTTGTCATCAGCTGTTAATTTCGTTCTGCCTCGTTTCCCCTGCAGATGAAGATGTTTGACAGGAACAGGGACGGCAGACTGGACCTGAATGACCTGGCCAGGTACTGTAGATCACACGACCAAGAGGAGTATCCTTAGATCAGATCTTCTCACTGATATGGagtcaaacaaaatacaactttttATTCAGAAAAGACTTAAAATGAGTTgaattctgtctctcttgctaTCTGGAGAATCTTGGCCCTGAAAGAGAACTTCTTGCTGAAGTTTAAGATGGACGTAAGTTTGAAGAGTTGTTTGTGGATATCTGTAAATGTTCCTGGTGTCACGTGTCAATACTTCATGTGTCGTGACTTCACTTGCTGTGTTTGGTGTCAGGCTTGCAGTCAcgaggacaggaagagagactTTGAGAAGATATTTGCTCACTACGATGTTGTAAGTTtaagtttagttttttatttgtttactgttGACGGTTTGTTGTGTTATGGAAAGAGAAATCTTCCCAGCCATCTCAAATGTTAGACGACTGAAAGTCTCTGTGCCATTAGCTCATCCCCAATTAGCAAATCTGGCGCTTTTTGTTTGGGATATGACGacaatgaatttaaaatttcaattagaaaattttactttgtgtgtgtgtgtgcagagtaaGACAGGTGCGTTGGAGGGCCCTGAAGTTGATGGATTTGTCAAGGACATGATGGAGCTGGTGAAGGTAAAGTATTTTCACCCGCCGTAAATACACTGAGCCGATGTTTTACCGGCCAGACATTAGTCGGTGCCATTCAGAGAAACACTTAAAAAACCCCTCGGGTGTCTATGAGGCTACGTTCAGGAGATGATTAGCGTAGCTCAGGATAAGCACTGAATGCGGCGagcaaactgaaatgtaaaccGTTTTATGCTGCTGCCGAGCCCCAAAGTTTTCAGAATCGTAACAGTTTTATGATTTCACTTCCTTACACACATCAGGAGTTACCAACCTCCAGCCTGTCTGttatctcctcctccagcccaGCATCAGCGGCACTGACCTGGACAAGTTCAGGAAAGCCCTGATGGGTCACTGTGACATCAACGGAGACGGAAAGATCCAGAAGAACGAGCTGGCTCTCTGCCTCGGCCTCAAACTCAGCTAACGGACCCGTCTTCCCTGCGTCAATCTTCTTCCTGCTCCTTGTCTTAAACtgctctttcctttctctttttaaacttttttgtatttgctCCTGCCTGACTCAGTTCCTGTCCCATAAGCAATTCTTGGACGTGTCCTCCTGTAGGCTCCTGGCTCCCAGTTTAGTGTTAAAAGACTGATGTTTCTACATATTTCATCCTCGTTAATACAaacatgttacattttcttaattttgtatgtttttctgtgtcaagGTTTAGAGCAGATGTTGAAATAATGTATATCAAATGTTGATTTATGGCACCGTGATTTAAATGTAGCTTTAAGTACCAAGAgtataaaaatatgataaataatgGTGATAAATGAAACAGCGTTTGCGTGACATTACTGTGAAACAAGTAACATGAGTGATGGTTAATAAAGTATGTTTAATTGTTGTCAGCTGTCTTCTTTTCTGGCACAGTAGATGAGGTATGCATCCTGCAAACAACAAGACCAGAGCCAGCAGACCAAATACGATGTTGTACCTGCATACATCTACATAATATATGAGGACGTTCATAAGACCTGGACCAGGTTTTGTATAGAGGCACAATTACTGGCATAACTACATCTTCACATGATGTCTAAAAGAGTTGAGAGGGACTTAAAAAAGGCCACATTTAATATATGCATGCAGCAAAAAAGCATTGAGAtgtgtttattctttttatcTGGAGGGAAACTTGCTCAAAGTCAGTTATCACAGTGAAACTGTCTGCTTCTATTTCTTTTGTGAAGCTTGCTTCACGTTAATGAAATCAAGGTGGGTTTTTTTGTCAATTGCtgccttccctccttccctcagtCTAACAACTGACTGCATAATGTGCTTCCTCACAACATGTAAAGCCAGCAGCACAGTCTTTTAAAGTCTCACAGCACCTCTGAGCATAATTGAAAGACCATATAAACAACGGTtttgggacagctgcccatcacaccaacagggactttaatgacgtctcattgtaaacacacagacagctttgcagctctaacagcttccactcttctgtgaaggctttccacaacatgttggagtgtttctgtgggaatttgtgcccattcatgcagcagagcatttgtgaggtcacacactgatgttggaccaaaaggcctggctcacaatctccgttccagttcatcccaaaggtgttggatggggttgaggtcagggctctgtgtgggccagtcaagttcttccacaccaaactcatccaaccatgtctttatggagctttgctttgtgcactggggcacagtcatgctggaatagaaaagggccttcaacaaactgttgccacaaagttggaagcatagcattgtccaaaatgtcttggtgtggtgaagcattaagatttcccttcacgggaagtcaggggccgagcccaaaccctgaggaacaggtccataccacacctggattcaataataaagaggtgtgtgaGAGTATTTATGACTAAATACTCTCTTTCTGACCAAAACATGTAAAGCAAAAACCAAAATCTGCAACCTagtaattttttaattttaattttaatttaattttaattgagTGTGTTACTTAATggtgttgggtttttttgtttgctttgttttttaatgaagagCTAAACAAGAGATCAGTAAGAGCTCGTTTTGGTTGTGGAGAACTTTGTCTTGCTGAATGGTCCATATGAGAgagttctgtttttattcatttttatttcactgtgcggcacaaataaaatgaaacgtGACCTCTGTTGGATTTGGGTGGTGGCAGACATCTCAGGGGGGGAATCTTAAAACGTCGACAGATAACAACCCACAAACCGCTGCgtgaaactgaacatttcttAGCTGGAAGAAGTGAAATGTAGCCTGTTAAGTGAAGTGCAAACACCTGCCCAGGTTTCTGAAGCTGACATCTCCAACCTGATTCCAATTAGCTAATCAGTGTGAGGGAGAGCGACTCAGGCAGCAACACTTGAAAAGGGCCACTGTGTCAGCTACACTCATCAAGCTGAAACAACAGtttctggttttgttgtttgtctgccGGCAGCACAAGTTGAGCTCACTGGTTTCAGCTCGAAACGAAATGGCTTCTGGATTTTGTGTGAGGTAGGTTTGCTTTTATAGGCTGAGGCAAATTTGCCACACCACTAatctggtttgttttatttgtgttttcttctctttcagagTACTATTACTCTCACTGCTGATGTTTGGATGGCATGCAAAAGGTGAGAATTCATGCCACACAAACTGCACCTCCAACGAGTAACTTTCTCCACTGACCTCAAATGTTTGCTCTTTCTAGCTCTGAGCTACAGAAGTGGAGGCTCTGGTGCCGTTCCATCTTACTTTGACCTGCCCAAAGGATTCCTGAGGAGCCGCAAACCTGCTTCAGCTCCTTCCACTTATGAGAGC comes from Scatophagus argus isolate fScaArg1 chromosome 17, fScaArg1.pri, whole genome shotgun sequence and encodes:
- the LOC124075072 gene encoding secretagogin-like — translated: MDLLDAVGFLQIWQHFDVDDNGYIEGKELDAFFQHLLAKFGMKREEITEDNIRSLKDRFMSAHDAAAGGRLQIQEVAAMMLPEEENFLLLFRRETPLDNSVEFMRIWRSYDTDSSGYISAIELKGFLQDLFLQHRKSITPDKLEQYTDTMMKMFDRNRDGRLDLNDLARILALKENFLLKFKMDACSHEDRKRDFEKIFAHYDVSKTGALEGPEVDGFVKDMMELVKPSISGTDLDKFRKALMGHCDINGDGKIQKNELALCLGLKLS